Proteins found in one Bacteroidota bacterium genomic segment:
- a CDS encoding methyltransferase domain-containing protein, with translation MELNPPQEVLLDEVAGDLIAFRWKDGALNLEVFGNRVTSGQYTIVYEAALAHLPRGEKVLDWGCGNGHFSYFLLKAGYRVTGFSFLGAPRLIGDPGGRFEFVSGTEKDPRTLPFASGEFGSVVSMGVLEHVRETGGEESASLREIRRILRPGGVFLCAHFPNRRSWIEFLTRHLTRSKFTHRFRFTTKEIRALWSEAGLEVLSVTRYGWLPRNLLSGIRSPLMNSSLSVKAYNAAERVASLVLFPFHQNFLIVARVPETGEDHAT, from the coding sequence ATGGAATTAAATCCGCCACAGGAAGTACTTCTCGATGAGGTAGCCGGAGACCTTATCGCCTTCCGCTGGAAAGACGGCGCGCTCAACCTCGAGGTATTCGGAAACCGTGTCACCTCCGGCCAGTACACGATCGTCTATGAGGCCGCGCTCGCACACCTGCCGCGGGGGGAGAAGGTCCTCGATTGGGGGTGCGGGAACGGCCATTTCTCGTATTTCCTTCTCAAGGCGGGATACCGGGTGACGGGGTTTTCCTTCCTGGGGGCTCCCCGCCTGATCGGCGATCCCGGCGGCCGCTTTGAATTCGTGAGTGGAACAGAGAAAGACCCCCGGACCCTCCCGTTTGCCTCGGGAGAGTTCGGATCGGTGGTGAGCATGGGCGTCCTCGAGCATGTTCGGGAAACCGGGGGCGAAGAGAGCGCGAGCCTTCGTGAGATCCGGCGCATCCTAAGGCCGGGAGGGGTGTTTTTGTGCGCGCACTTCCCTAACCGGCGCAGCTGGATAGAATTCCTCACCCGTCATCTTACGCGGTCGAAGTTCACTCACCGGTTCCGTTTCACAACGAAGGAGATCAGGGCGCTCTGGAGCGAGGCGGGGTTGGAGGTTCTATCAGTAACCCGGTACGGCTGGCTTCCCCGCAACCTGCTGAGCGGCATCCGCTCGCCGCTCATGAATTCCTCTCTGTCGGTAAAGGCCTACAACGCCGCGGAGCGGGTGGCGAGCCTGGTTCTCTTCCCGTTCCATCAGAATTTCTTGATCGTGGCGAGGGTGCCCGAAACGGGGGAAGATCACGCGACCTGA
- a CDS encoding aldehyde dehydrogenase family protein: MREYLLYIGGEFVESGSKERFDSINPFNQEVVASVARAGAPDVQKAVAAARKAFDDGPWSRMTGAERGSLLKAVSDAINAGKDSLAELESLDSGSTIRKAREDVHLSARAVNYFSKVASTDFTEPIDGLSRPGVSRNFVVREPVGVVGAIIPWNFPLKMAIWKLGPALAAGNTVVLKPSELTPVTAMELASIVQAAGFPPGVVNIIPGFGEEAGEELVKHPMVDKISFTGSTAVGRRVMGLAASMLKNCTLECGGKSANIVLEDADMDLAVDGALYAIFYHQGQCCEAGSRLFLPAGIREEFVSRMVEKTKRIRLGDPMDPATDMGPVISERQRERVMAYIRSGSEEGATLVTGGRKPEAPGLGRGFFIEPAIFTGVRNSMTIAREEIFGPVLSVIPYRSVDEAIAMANESMYGLAGGVWSRDPEKAMEVARRLRAGTVWINEWHLLSEKAPFGGYKQSGIGREFGVEGVQEYMESKHVHVDEVGLRGKKFWYDTVVPK; the protein is encoded by the coding sequence ATGCGCGAATACCTTCTGTATATCGGCGGCGAATTCGTCGAATCTGGGTCGAAGGAGCGCTTCGACTCGATCAACCCCTTCAATCAGGAAGTCGTCGCTAGCGTGGCGCGGGCAGGAGCCCCGGACGTTCAGAAGGCCGTCGCGGCCGCGCGTAAGGCGTTCGACGACGGTCCCTGGAGCAGGATGACCGGAGCCGAGCGGGGATCGCTTCTCAAGGCGGTCTCCGACGCGATCAACGCCGGCAAGGACTCCCTCGCGGAGCTCGAGTCCCTCGATTCGGGTTCGACGATCCGAAAAGCCAGGGAGGATGTCCACCTCAGCGCACGCGCCGTCAATTACTTTTCGAAGGTCGCTTCGACCGATTTCACCGAGCCGATCGACGGCCTTTCCAGGCCCGGCGTCAGCCGGAACTTCGTGGTCCGCGAGCCCGTGGGTGTGGTGGGAGCCATCATCCCGTGGAATTTTCCCCTTAAGATGGCGATCTGGAAGCTCGGACCCGCGCTCGCAGCCGGCAATACCGTCGTTCTCAAACCGTCGGAGCTGACGCCCGTCACCGCAATGGAACTGGCGTCGATCGTGCAGGCGGCCGGCTTTCCGCCGGGAGTCGTCAATATCATCCCCGGGTTCGGGGAGGAAGCCGGCGAAGAGCTCGTCAAGCACCCCATGGTGGACAAGATATCGTTCACCGGCTCGACCGCAGTCGGCCGGCGGGTGATGGGACTCGCGGCGTCGATGCTGAAGAACTGCACGCTCGAGTGCGGGGGCAAATCCGCGAACATCGTCCTGGAGGACGCGGATATGGATCTCGCGGTCGACGGCGCGTTATACGCGATCTTTTATCACCAGGGGCAGTGTTGCGAAGCGGGATCGAGGCTCTTCCTTCCCGCGGGGATCCGTGAGGAATTCGTCTCGAGGATGGTCGAGAAGACGAAGAGAATCAGGCTCGGAGATCCGATGGATCCTGCGACAGACATGGGTCCGGTGATCTCGGAGCGACAGCGCGAGCGGGTCATGGCCTATATCAGGAGCGGATCCGAGGAGGGCGCCACGCTGGTCACGGGAGGGCGGAAGCCGGAGGCCCCCGGCCTCGGGCGCGGGTTCTTCATCGAGCCGGCGATTTTCACCGGAGTCAGGAACTCGATGACGATCGCCCGGGAGGAAATCTTCGGCCCGGTCCTTTCGGTGATCCCCTACCGGAGCGTGGACGAAGCGATCGCGATGGCGAACGAGAGCATGTACGGCCTCGCCGGCGGAGTCTGGTCGCGCGACCCGGAGAAAGCGATGGAGGTCGCCCGGCGGCTCCGGGCCGGGACGGTCTGGATCAACGAGTGGCATTTGTTGTCGGAGAAAGCCCCGTTCGGCGGGTACAAGCAAAGCGGAATCGGGCGCGAATTCGGCGTAGAAGGAGTGCAGGAGTACATGGAATCGAAGCATGTCCATGTCGACGAGGTCGGTCTCCGGGGGAAGAAATTCTGGTACGATACGGTAGTTCCCAAATGA
- a CDS encoding PsbP-related protein, with protein sequence MKHLALTTFLLILLLPGCEKKTGPVAVGQMSEYRDAGYGFSIQYPAEWRQLGTTGKPVFVKSQEVLNRFLDPTSGEPGADVSVEVIRYEGKPLAQIVQAAKDDMKQSAMELSADQEVTAGGKQSPKVPYLIKATNKTNIYGYQIFVPGDTCVYKLEFKGYGDQFAAHEAVFDAVLKSFQIPAVVAQKPDVWQASANLETVSNSPVFSMQYPDNLAVASVPAKGKDYVLELRADRQDCSIHIDVFGAQKLTVDKVWAQNKGKYKSKGTGETTIDGATAYWVDYSPVKDISSRAYFAVKNDKVVRISLNWYTPQKDVYFPVFEKCVKSIKLK encoded by the coding sequence ATGAAACACTTAGCCCTCACCACGTTCCTTCTGATCCTGCTCCTTCCGGGGTGCGAGAAAAAAACGGGCCCCGTTGCGGTCGGGCAGATGAGCGAATACCGCGACGCGGGGTACGGGTTCTCAATCCAGTATCCGGCGGAGTGGAGACAACTCGGCACCACGGGAAAGCCGGTGTTCGTAAAATCTCAGGAAGTGTTGAACCGTTTTCTCGATCCGACCTCCGGTGAACCGGGCGCAGACGTCAGCGTGGAGGTCATCCGGTATGAGGGGAAGCCCCTCGCCCAGATCGTTCAGGCCGCGAAAGACGACATGAAGCAGTCGGCGATGGAGCTGAGCGCCGACCAGGAAGTGACGGCGGGGGGGAAACAATCCCCCAAAGTCCCCTACCTGATCAAGGCGACCAACAAGACGAACATCTACGGATACCAGATCTTCGTGCCCGGCGACACCTGTGTCTATAAGCTCGAGTTCAAAGGCTACGGCGACCAATTCGCCGCCCACGAGGCGGTCTTCGACGCGGTCCTGAAATCGTTCCAGATACCGGCCGTCGTCGCGCAGAAACCCGACGTGTGGCAGGCCTCGGCGAATCTGGAGACGGTCTCGAATTCGCCGGTCTTCAGCATGCAGTATCCCGATAATCTCGCCGTTGCCAGCGTCCCGGCGAAGGGCAAGGATTACGTTCTCGAGTTGCGCGCCGACCGCCAGGACTGCAGCATCCACATCGACGTCTTCGGAGCCCAGAAACTCACGGTCGACAAGGTCTGGGCGCAGAACAAGGGGAAGTACAAGTCGAAGGGGACCGGGGAAACCACGATCGACGGAGCCACGGCCTACTGGGTCGATTATTCGCCCGTCAAGGACATCTCGAGCCGGGCCTACTTCGCCGTGAAGAACGACAAGGTCGTCCGGATCTCGCTCAACTGGTATACGCCGCAGAAAGACGTGTACTTTCCGGTCTTCGAGAAGTGCGTGAAATCGATAAAACTTAAATGA
- a CDS encoding YbjQ family protein — translation MDHTLITTAFTLEGYRVVRQFGLVRGITVRSRSIVGNIGAAFQTLVGGNISIYQELCERARQDAYLIMVEHARQMGANAIIGMRYDANEVMNGVTEVLAYGTALLVEKTS, via the coding sequence ATGGACCATACTCTGATCACCACCGCTTTCACGCTGGAAGGGTACAGGGTCGTCAGGCAATTCGGGCTCGTGCGGGGGATTACCGTGCGCTCGCGCTCGATCGTCGGCAACATCGGCGCGGCGTTCCAGACCCTGGTGGGAGGGAACATTTCCATCTACCAGGAACTCTGTGAGAGGGCCCGGCAGGACGCCTACCTGATCATGGTCGAGCATGCGCGCCAGATGGGAGCCAACGCGATCATCGGGATGCGGTACGACGCGAACGAGGTCATGAACGGCGTGACCGAAGTTCTTGCGTACGGGACCGCGCTTCTCGTCGAAAAGACTTCATGA
- a CDS encoding short-chain dehydrogenase, producing the protein MDIKNRTVLVLGGGGLVGCAICRKLVEERPRRIIVTSLLQSEAEEAARSLRKEFPSLGKNFFVPWWGNIFVRQTLKDTRRDDMIDDPAMRAMLIEDNLGELTEETIRRSTIFRLIDAYKPEIIIDCINSATAIAYQDIFRGARRVLQQIKKNERSDNSAALRRVTEQLLCTLYIPQLIRHVQLLYRSMHKSGTKIYLKIGTSGTGGMGLNIPYTHSEERPSSVLLSKSAVAGAHTLLLFLMGRTPDAPITKEIKPTAAIAWKRITYGEIKRRGAPVRLFDCPPGRAVKLGKTLELNMANGARATGETLKSVFIDTGENGLFSRGEFETIATPGQMEFVTAEEIAEDVIYEIRGGNTGHDIINALDNATLSPTYRAGYLFHGAKQRLEELERRHGVRSIAFEILGPPRLSKLLYEAHLLELCCANAKTVLDTSATDLSRKLLRLISTDRKLRSRIISIGIPILLPDGKSLLRANEIKIPPDRGEKYVPITAKSIDLWSHDGWIDLRVANMRRWKERLRKIMRMVDEVRAPDTSSQFMYTRKYWNDFRDIDPGKLAGWIFSFEEEGMRMKA; encoded by the coding sequence ATGGATATTAAGAACCGCACCGTCCTCGTTCTCGGAGGCGGCGGGTTGGTCGGTTGCGCCATCTGCCGGAAACTCGTCGAGGAACGGCCGCGCCGGATCATCGTCACCTCCCTCCTCCAGTCGGAAGCCGAAGAGGCCGCCCGGTCGCTGCGGAAGGAATTTCCCTCTCTCGGGAAGAACTTTTTTGTCCCCTGGTGGGGGAATATTTTCGTGCGCCAAACGCTCAAGGACACGCGCCGCGACGACATGATCGACGACCCCGCCATGCGGGCGATGCTCATCGAAGACAACCTGGGCGAGCTGACCGAGGAGACGATACGCCGCTCGACCATCTTCAGGCTGATCGACGCCTATAAGCCCGAGATCATCATCGATTGCATCAACTCCGCGACGGCGATCGCCTACCAGGACATCTTCCGGGGCGCCCGCAGGGTCCTCCAGCAGATCAAGAAGAACGAACGATCCGACAACAGCGCGGCCCTCCGGCGCGTGACGGAACAACTCCTCTGCACGCTCTACATCCCGCAGCTGATCCGGCATGTCCAACTCCTCTACCGCTCCATGCACAAGTCGGGCACGAAGATCTATCTGAAAATCGGGACGAGCGGAACGGGAGGGATGGGGTTGAACATCCCCTACACCCACAGCGAGGAGAGGCCGTCCAGCGTCCTGCTCAGCAAGTCCGCCGTCGCGGGCGCCCACACCCTGCTCCTCTTCCTGATGGGCCGGACTCCCGATGCGCCGATCACGAAGGAGATCAAGCCGACCGCCGCCATCGCCTGGAAAAGGATCACGTACGGAGAAATCAAGCGGAGGGGGGCTCCCGTCAGGCTGTTCGATTGCCCCCCCGGACGCGCCGTGAAGCTGGGGAAGACCCTCGAGCTCAACATGGCGAACGGAGCGCGCGCGACGGGTGAAACGCTCAAATCCGTCTTCATCGACACCGGAGAGAACGGGCTTTTCTCCCGGGGGGAATTTGAGACCATCGCCACTCCCGGGCAGATGGAGTTCGTGACGGCAGAAGAGATCGCCGAAGACGTGATCTACGAAATCCGGGGAGGGAACACCGGGCATGACATCATCAACGCGCTCGACAACGCGACCCTCTCCCCCACCTACCGGGCGGGCTACCTGTTCCACGGCGCGAAGCAGCGCCTGGAGGAGCTCGAGCGGAGGCACGGCGTCCGGAGCATCGCTTTCGAGATTCTCGGTCCGCCCCGCCTCTCGAAGCTCCTCTACGAGGCGCACCTCCTCGAACTCTGTTGCGCGAATGCGAAGACGGTGCTGGACACCAGCGCGACGGACCTCTCGCGGAAGCTTCTCCGGTTGATCTCGACCGACAGGAAGCTCCGCTCCCGGATCATCTCCATCGGCATTCCGATTCTGTTGCCCGACGGAAAGTCCCTCCTCCGGGCGAACGAGATCAAGATACCTCCCGACCGGGGCGAGAAGTACGTTCCGATCACCGCGAAGAGCATCGACCTCTGGTCGCACGACGGATGGATCGACCTGCGGGTTGCGAACATGCGCCGGTGGAAGGAACGGCTCCGGAAAATCATGCGGATGGTGGACGAGGTCCGGGCCCCCGATACCAGCTCGCAGTTCATGTACACTCGGAAGTACTGGAACGATTTCCGCGACATCGACCCGGGGAAGCTGGCGGGCTGGATTTTCAGCTTCGAGGAAGAAGGGATGCGGATGAAGGCGTAG
- a CDS encoding T9SS type A sorting domain-containing protein: MNKLYAIVGILFTAGILASSAAIAQPPPQPVYRTFSQTEFASKKLNQVGKVEATRAWFTFRNDSDFAVNSLHVKFNGHVVVVEDSGGFTTVVTGEKQSLSFTGRTVAAHDSVTLRFLFKKGVPNAKADRWWWDISGTRASTVNKDLEATNIFLLRKQPGGGNVFEFLYKHEVRRPQGLLFGMKTDTLGVGWIRYKSADRKFFPHTDSSRCFDFIETGEGGQRPFIGELKNPHVKKHNNHLLGEVHVLLLAVIANDSGVTAPFDGGATRLGDLIYNDPGNPGDPSNNMTIREIIALTDSGLTYCGHFTAPFYFGQDSAISRINRAFDGPIVAVSFSPLRIDGTQPLPPFLHPNPLAAPVTPTLSRYSILDDTPDQFTMRQNYPNPFNPTTTIEFNLTQPSLVTLKVYNVLGQEVSTLLDRELLQEGEQSYEFDANNMPSGVYFYRIQAFGAGQNNQQFQAVRRMVLLK; encoded by the coding sequence TTGAATAAACTCTACGCTATCGTCGGAATCCTTTTTACGGCGGGCATTTTGGCATCCTCCGCGGCGATCGCACAGCCTCCACCGCAACCGGTCTACCGAACCTTCAGCCAGACGGAATTCGCGTCGAAGAAGCTGAATCAGGTCGGAAAGGTCGAGGCGACCAGGGCATGGTTCACCTTCCGGAACGATTCGGATTTCGCGGTGAACAGCCTCCACGTGAAATTCAACGGCCACGTGGTCGTTGTCGAGGATTCCGGTGGATTTACGACCGTCGTCACCGGCGAAAAACAGAGCCTCAGTTTTACCGGCAGGACCGTTGCCGCCCACGACTCCGTGACGCTCAGGTTCCTCTTCAAGAAGGGGGTGCCCAACGCAAAGGCCGACAGGTGGTGGTGGGATATCTCCGGCACCCGGGCCAGCACGGTGAACAAGGATTTGGAAGCCACGAACATCTTTCTGCTCCGGAAGCAGCCCGGCGGAGGGAATGTCTTCGAGTTTCTCTACAAGCACGAGGTCCGCAGGCCGCAGGGGCTTCTCTTCGGGATGAAGACCGACACCCTAGGCGTGGGATGGATCCGGTACAAATCGGCCGACAGGAAATTCTTCCCGCATACCGACAGCTCGCGTTGCTTCGACTTCATCGAGACGGGCGAAGGCGGGCAGCGCCCCTTCATCGGCGAGTTGAAAAACCCGCACGTGAAGAAACACAATAACCACCTCCTCGGCGAAGTCCACGTGCTCCTGCTCGCGGTGATCGCGAACGATTCGGGCGTGACGGCCCCCTTCGACGGCGGCGCCACCCGGCTCGGCGATCTGATTTATAACGATCCCGGGAATCCGGGCGATCCGTCCAACAACATGACGATCCGGGAGATCATCGCGCTCACCGATTCCGGGCTGACCTATTGCGGACATTTCACGGCCCCGTTCTACTTCGGGCAGGATTCCGCCATCAGCAGGATCAACAGGGCGTTCGACGGGCCGATCGTTGCGGTCTCGTTCAGCCCCCTGAGGATCGACGGGACGCAGCCCTTGCCGCCGTTCCTGCATCCAAATCCGCTGGCCGCGCCCGTCACTCCCACGTTGTCGCGGTACTCGATCCTCGACGACACGCCCGACCAGTTTACGATGCGGCAGAACTATCCGAATCCCTTCAACCCGACGACGACGATCGAGTTCAACCTGACTCAGCCGAGCCTGGTGACTCTCAAGGTTTACAACGTGCTGGGGCAGGAGGTGTCGACGCTGCTCGATCGTGAGTTGCTGCAGGAGGGGGAGCAATCGTACGAGTTCGACGCGAACAACATGCCGTCCGGGGTCTACTTCTACCGGATCCAGGCGTTCGGCGCGGGGCAGAATAACCAACAGTTTCAGGCGGTCAGGCGAATGGTGCTGCTCAAGTAG
- a CDS encoding ABC transporter permease, which produces MSRTFETVVHEIRESLSMALVAVRTNRLRSILTLLGISVGVFSIIAVMTAMGVLVNGIESGISQLGANTFQIQRTPMFRSNNPRERAKIRARKNIKIDQGLQVKEKTSLAKAVGLESWDFGKVVASPHGQKTNPNISIGGEDIEGFATNNWDIGDGRLFTQDELNSNKNVAILGGGVVQKVFPKTDPIGQTVRIDGHEYEVVGVIESKGGMLGGNEDNFVAIPLTTFFDAYGKDRDIHIMVTARGSDSYDDCMEQVRGILRTARRVAPGDDDDFYIFSNDSVIQSFNDFTKYVRLGIMLISAIALIAAGVGIMNIMLVSVTERTREIGIRKAIGARRNNILTQFILEAIVLSQLGGIIGIVLGIAGGNVAAILLSVPPIIPFDWAAIGFAICSIIGIVFGVYPAWKASNLDPIDALRYE; this is translated from the coding sequence GTGAGCCGCACATTTGAAACCGTCGTCCATGAGATCCGGGAAAGCCTGAGCATGGCGCTCGTGGCGGTCCGGACGAACAGGCTTCGCTCGATCCTGACGCTGCTCGGTATTTCGGTGGGAGTGTTCTCGATCATCGCGGTGATGACCGCCATGGGGGTGCTTGTAAACGGCATCGAAAGCGGAATCAGCCAGCTCGGAGCCAACACCTTCCAGATTCAGCGAACGCCGATGTTCCGCTCGAACAATCCGCGCGAGCGCGCGAAGATCAGGGCCCGCAAGAACATCAAGATCGACCAGGGGCTCCAGGTCAAGGAGAAGACCTCTCTCGCAAAGGCGGTGGGACTGGAATCGTGGGACTTCGGGAAGGTCGTCGCGAGCCCGCACGGACAAAAGACGAACCCGAACATCTCGATCGGCGGCGAGGACATCGAGGGGTTCGCCACCAACAACTGGGATATCGGCGACGGCAGGCTGTTCACCCAGGACGAGCTGAATTCGAACAAGAATGTGGCGATCCTCGGGGGCGGCGTGGTCCAAAAAGTGTTTCCCAAAACGGATCCGATCGGCCAGACGGTCCGGATCGACGGGCATGAGTACGAGGTCGTCGGCGTGATCGAGTCCAAAGGGGGGATGCTCGGCGGCAACGAGGACAATTTTGTGGCGATCCCGCTCACGACGTTTTTCGACGCCTACGGCAAGGACCGCGATATCCACATCATGGTGACGGCCCGGGGATCCGACTCCTACGACGATTGCATGGAGCAGGTGCGGGGGATCCTCCGGACTGCGCGGCGGGTGGCCCCCGGCGACGATGACGATTTCTATATTTTTTCAAACGATTCGGTGATCCAGTCGTTCAACGATTTTACGAAGTACGTCCGGCTGGGAATCATGCTCATCAGCGCGATCGCGCTCATCGCGGCCGGTGTCGGGATCATGAACATCATGCTCGTCTCGGTGACCGAACGGACGCGCGAAATCGGCATCAGGAAGGCCATCGGCGCGCGCCGCAACAATATCCTGACCCAGTTCATCCTCGAAGCCATCGTCCTCAGCCAGCTCGGCGGGATCATCGGGATTGTCCTGGGGATTGCCGGCGGCAATGTCGCCGCGATCCTCTTGAGCGTTCCCCCCATCATCCCGTTCGATTGGGCGGCGATCGGTTTCGCGATCTGTTCGATCATCGGAATCGTCTTCGGGGTCTACCCCGCGTGGAAAGCGTCGAACCTGGATCCGATCGACGCTCTCCGGTACGAATAG
- a CDS encoding ABC transporter permease, with the protein MHFLTEVKEGMLISFRAIRANKMRSVLTTLGIVIGIVSVTMMATAIEGVTRSFEKSASAFGSKVLYIQKFPWVGGDDWWKYRNRKDLRVEFADGVARQATLIDAIAPAASTSKDARYGSRIMLGAFVTGTTNQYQEASGTTIIDGRFFSQDESDGGRPVCAIGANVAETLFPSVDPIGQTIKVGGFPYTVLAVFEKQGGLFGAFTSDNRIYVPINAFLTQFGTHRDITLNVRVAKAADIDDAKEELRGIMRKLRHLAPLQEDDFNINEQEQLTQVFGAITAVIAGVGFFITGLSLFVGGIGIMNIMYVSVSERTREIGIRKAIGAFRRTILLQFLVESALICLIGGVIGLVIAYPLSLIANQILPTAMPVSVVIISLLVSLLVGVVSGFLPAFRAARMDPVEALRYE; encoded by the coding sequence ATGCATTTCCTGACTGAAGTCAAAGAGGGCATGCTCATTTCGTTTCGCGCGATCCGCGCGAACAAGATGCGCTCGGTTCTCACCACCCTCGGCATCGTCATCGGGATCGTATCGGTGACGATGATGGCGACCGCCATCGAGGGGGTCACGCGGTCCTTCGAGAAGAGCGCCTCGGCGTTCGGATCGAAAGTGCTCTACATCCAGAAATTTCCCTGGGTCGGCGGGGACGACTGGTGGAAATACCGTAACCGGAAGGATCTGCGCGTGGAATTCGCCGACGGCGTCGCCCGGCAGGCGACGCTCATCGACGCGATCGCTCCCGCGGCGAGCACCTCCAAGGACGCGCGCTACGGATCGCGGATCATGCTCGGCGCCTTCGTGACGGGGACGACCAACCAGTACCAGGAAGCCTCGGGCACCACCATCATCGACGGGAGGTTTTTCTCGCAGGATGAATCCGACGGCGGCCGGCCGGTCTGCGCGATCGGCGCCAACGTGGCCGAGACGCTCTTTCCGTCGGTCGATCCGATCGGCCAGACCATCAAAGTGGGGGGGTTCCCCTATACGGTCCTCGCGGTGTTCGAGAAGCAGGGGGGCCTCTTCGGCGCCTTCACATCGGACAACCGGATCTACGTTCCGATCAACGCGTTCCTGACGCAGTTCGGGACTCACCGGGATATCACCCTGAACGTCCGGGTGGCGAAGGCCGCCGATATCGACGACGCGAAGGAGGAGCTCCGCGGCATCATGCGAAAATTGCGCCATCTCGCGCCGCTCCAGGAGGACGACTTTAACATCAACGAGCAGGAGCAGCTCACACAGGTCTTCGGAGCGATCACGGCCGTGATCGCCGGCGTCGGATTCTTCATCACCGGACTCTCCCTCTTCGTCGGGGGAATCGGCATTATGAACATCATGTATGTTTCGGTCTCCGAACGGACCCGCGAGATCGGCATCCGCAAGGCGATCGGCGCGTTCCGGCGGACGATCCTGCTGCAGTTTCTGGTCGAGTCGGCCCTGATCTGCCTGATCGGAGGGGTGATCGGGCTCGTGATCGCCTACCCGCTCAGCCTGATCGCGAACCAGATCCTACCGACGGCGATGCCGGTATCGGTCGTCATCATTTCGCTCCTCGTATCGCTTCTCGTCGGCGTGGTGTCCGGGTTCCTCCCCGCGTTCCGGGCGGCGCGGATGGATCCCGTGGAGGCGCTCAGATATGAATAA
- a CDS encoding ABC transporter ATP-binding protein translates to MAQDIVINLQQIKKSYDMGGAEEVLALRGVSVQIVKNEYVAIMGPSGSGKSTLMNIIGCLDTPTSGLYEFNGINVSEMNDNQLAKIRNKEIGFVFQTFNLLARSDSLHNVELPLIYGGVAAAERKRLAREALEHVGLGDRQHHKPNELSGGQRQRVAVARALVNKPSILLADEPTGNLDTKTGEEIMLLFEHLHRQGNTIILVTHEESIAEHAHRIIRVRDGMVESDVKVDARKIVSSNA, encoded by the coding sequence ATGGCACAAGACATCGTCATCAACCTGCAGCAAATCAAGAAGAGCTACGACATGGGGGGCGCCGAAGAGGTTCTGGCGCTTCGGGGGGTCTCGGTCCAGATCGTGAAGAACGAATACGTCGCGATCATGGGACCGTCCGGCTCGGGGAAGTCGACGCTCATGAACATCATCGGGTGCCTCGACACGCCGACATCGGGCCTCTACGAATTCAACGGAATCAACGTGAGCGAGATGAACGACAACCAGCTCGCCAAGATCCGGAACAAGGAGATCGGGTTCGTCTTCCAGACGTTCAACCTCCTCGCCCGGTCCGACTCTCTGCATAACGTCGAGCTCCCCCTGATCTACGGCGGGGTGGCCGCGGCGGAGCGCAAGCGACTGGCCCGCGAGGCCCTCGAACATGTGGGGCTCGGCGACCGGCAGCATCACAAGCCGAACGAGCTCTCCGGCGGCCAGCGCCAGCGCGTGGCCGTCGCCCGGGCGCTGGTCAACAAGCCGTCCATTCTGCTCGCGGACGAGCCGACGGGGAACCTGGACACGAAAACCGGCGAAGAAATCATGCTCCTGTTCGAGCACCTCCACCGGCAGGGGAACACGATCATCCTCGTCACGCACGAGGAATCGATCGCCGAACACGCGCACAGGATCATCCGCGTTCGCGACGGCATGGTGGAGAGCGATGTCAAGGTGGACGCCCGCAAAATTGTCTCGTCCAACGCCTGA